From Vogesella sp. XCS3, the proteins below share one genomic window:
- a CDS encoding phosphoglycolate phosphatase, with product MNLKHIKAIAFDLDGTLVDSIADLAASANAMRQALGLPPLDAERIKTHVGDGVASLVHRAITDDKDGQADEALWAQGFTQFIQHYRANLTTHTRMYPGVAESLNLLRSLELPLVVITNKSHRLAAPLLAELGIDSAFSMILGGDSLPEKKPSALPLLHAAAVLNVKPQEMIMVGDSENDILCANKAGALAVAVSYGYRDAATLGADLVVDSLVDLFALLKKSADPHANVRM from the coding sequence ATGAACCTGAAACACATCAAAGCCATTGCCTTCGACCTGGACGGCACCCTGGTGGACTCCATCGCCGACCTGGCCGCCAGCGCCAACGCCATGCGCCAGGCGCTGGGCCTGCCACCGCTGGACGCCGAGCGCATCAAAACCCACGTGGGCGACGGCGTCGCCAGCCTGGTGCACCGCGCCATCACCGACGACAAAGACGGCCAGGCCGACGAAGCCTTGTGGGCACAGGGTTTTACGCAATTTATCCAGCACTACCGCGCCAACCTTACCACCCACACCCGCATGTACCCCGGCGTGGCCGAAAGCCTGAACCTGCTGCGCAGCCTGGAGTTGCCGCTGGTAGTGATTACCAACAAATCGCACCGCCTGGCCGCGCCGCTGCTGGCCGAGCTGGGCATCGACAGCGCCTTCAGCATGATTCTGGGTGGCGACAGCCTGCCGGAGAAAAAGCCGTCGGCGCTGCCGCTGCTGCACGCTGCTGCCGTGCTGAACGTCAAACCGCAGGAAATGATCATGGTGGGCGACTCGGAAAACGACATCCTGTGCGCCAACAAGGCCGGCGCGCTGGCCGTGGCCGTCAGCTATGGTTACCGCGATGCGGCCACGCTGGGTGCCGACCTGGTGGTAGACAGCCTGGTCGACCTGTTTGCCCTGCTGAAAAAATCGGCCGACCCGCACGCCAACGTGCGCATG